Within the Bacillota bacterium genome, the region GCGACGCATTAGGGCGCATGTGGAAAGAGTCTACTAAAAAAAGACGATAAAGTCTAGCCGTATGGCAAAAGGGGGAAGGAGACTGTGCCTGATAAGTCAAGCTTTGGCACCCCCAATTTCATTGAAGCCAAAGGTATTGGGAAGGATTTTAACGGAGTTTGGGTGCTGCGAGACTTTGATTTTGATCTTAAGCCAGGTGAAATCCACTCTGTTGTAGGCGAAAACGGAGCGGGGAAATCCACCTTTATCAAGATCCTATCGGGGGTTTACCCGCCCTCGTCAGGAGACATCCTGGTGAATGGACAGGCAGTGGATTTTAGGAACGTAGAGGATAGTGAGCAGGCGGGAATAAGAACTGTTCACCAAGAGATTCATCTTGTACCTTACTTTTCTGTTTATCGCAACATGTTCATCGGAAACGAAATTGCTAACAAGAAGCTGGGTCTCAAAGTCATGGATGATAAGGCTATGGCCGACAAAGCTGCAGCGGTAATTAAAGAGTTGGGCATAGATCTGAACGTAAACACCCTGGCACGATACCTAAACGCTTCTTTGCAGCGAATTGTTGAGATCGGCAAGGTATTGGTGCACGATCCTCAAATAATTATTTTTGATGAACCTACCACGTCTCTTGGTGAAGAAGAAAGAAGACGCCTGTTAGAGATCATTACCGGCCTTAAGAAACGGGGTTTAGGGATTATCTATATTTCTCATAATCTCGGCGAAGTAATGGAGATCTCTGACCGCATCACGGTGCTTAAGGACGGAGTCAGAGTAGCTACCATGACTCGGGAAGAAGCCAGCGAAGAAAAGATCGTCTCCATGATGATCGGCCACAGGTCCTATCAGGCTTACAAACGTGAAAAACATTTTTGTCAGAGTGAAGTTTGCTTGGAAATTAAGAGTCTGTTCACAGATAA harbors:
- a CDS encoding sugar ABC transporter ATP-binding protein, which translates into the protein MPDKSSFGTPNFIEAKGIGKDFNGVWVLRDFDFDLKPGEIHSVVGENGAGKSTFIKILSGVYPPSSGDILVNGQAVDFRNVEDSEQAGIRTVHQEIHLVPYFSVYRNMFIGNEIANKKLGLKVMDDKAMADKAAAVIKELGIDLNVNTLARYLNASLQRIVEIGKVLVHDPQIIIFDEPTTSLGEEERRRLLEIITGLKKRGLGIIYISHNLGEVMEISDRITVLKDGVRVATMTREEASEEKIVSMMIGHRSYQAYKREKHFCQSEVCLEIKSLFTDKLNDINLKLRKGEILGVAAVVGGGKTEIARTLFGLDKIHRGRILIEGQEFVPSPGNAVEKGLALVPEERQAQGLIPNYSVQKNVTLTYLNKWCHRGVMDQAAELRTAQDFINLMSIKTTGPKQAAKFLSGGNQQKVVLSRWLSGNFEIGLFDEPTKGIDVKAKEDIYRLLDNLAREGKAAIVFSSYLPELLCISDRILVLHRGSIVGEFSPEESDAEHQIMQAMLGGRAAS